One part of the uncultured Bacteroides sp. genome encodes these proteins:
- a CDS encoding sugar phosphate nucleotidyltransferase — MKFAIISAGEGSRLAQEGIKQPKPLVPLNGMAMIDRLIDIFMKNDATSIAIIINNEHEQTKKHLAELQKKFPLEIIIKSTPGSMHSFFELMPLLKDDKFCLTTVDTIFDEAEFTAYIENFKASEDDGFMAVTNYIDDEKPLFIAANDSLDITGYYDTKTPECNYISGGIYCLTPSCLETLQHCMDKGLTRMRQFQRALVEEGKKLKAYPFSKILDVDHAEDIAKAEAFLKEPFPIVGIDRGNKYSPNKAGSDALIFSRVKESLEKRGYRVHTYTENHFIDQPMFAPVVFTMARSKMMLDILDLLEQEDALIINSPKGIRNSGRLEMTSLLLSADIPSPVSTILFTNKGIEEQEAPSFPFWIKRGDGHALVKEDVSFVQNKQEASAVLHDFNNRGIKLAVANEHLKGDLIKFYGVAENNFFYWFYPSPTVNSKFGLEAINGEAKGYPFSEEELKSYCEEAANKLGLSVYGGDCIISSTGEIRIIDFNDWPSFAPCSNQAAEAIADLIVKKMQDGKRN; from the coding sequence ATGAAATTTGCTATAATCTCAGCCGGAGAAGGCTCCCGTCTGGCACAAGAAGGGATAAAACAGCCAAAACCTCTGGTTCCTCTTAACGGCATGGCTATGATTGATCGTCTCATAGATATTTTTATGAAGAATGATGCAACCTCCATTGCTATTATAATCAACAACGAGCATGAGCAGACTAAGAAACACCTAGCAGAACTGCAAAAAAAATTCCCATTGGAGATCATTATTAAAAGTACTCCTGGATCAATGCATAGTTTCTTTGAACTCATGCCACTGCTCAAAGACGATAAATTTTGTTTAACGACTGTCGATACTATATTTGATGAAGCTGAATTTACTGCATATATAGAGAACTTCAAAGCATCTGAAGATGACGGCTTTATGGCTGTAACAAATTATATTGATGATGAAAAGCCATTATTTATTGCTGCGAACGATTCACTTGATATTACCGGATATTACGATACAAAAACGCCCGAATGCAATTATATTTCGGGTGGTATTTACTGTCTTACTCCATCTTGCCTGGAGACCTTGCAACATTGTATGGATAAAGGGTTAACAAGAATGCGACAGTTTCAGCGGGCATTAGTAGAAGAAGGTAAGAAACTGAAAGCATATCCTTTTAGTAAAATTCTGGATGTAGATCATGCAGAAGATATTGCAAAAGCAGAAGCTTTTCTTAAAGAACCTTTTCCTATTGTCGGAATAGATCGTGGAAACAAATATTCTCCGAACAAGGCTGGTAGTGATGCCTTAATATTCAGTAGAGTAAAAGAGAGTCTTGAAAAACGCGGTTATAGAGTGCACACATATACAGAGAATCATTTTATTGATCAGCCAATGTTTGCACCTGTAGTTTTCACAATGGCTCGCAGTAAGATGATGCTTGACATACTTGATTTACTAGAGCAAGAAGATGCGCTGATTATCAATTCTCCCAAAGGTATCCGAAATTCAGGAAGATTAGAAATGACATCCTTGTTACTCTCTGCAGATATACCATCTCCAGTTAGTACAATTCTATTTACCAATAAAGGTATCGAAGAACAAGAAGCTCCCAGCTTTCCATTTTGGATTAAACGTGGAGATGGGCATGCACTGGTTAAAGAAGATGTCAGTTTTGTACAAAACAAGCAAGAAGCTTCTGCCGTTTTACACGATTTCAATAACAGAGGCATTAAATTGGCTGTGGCTAACGAACATCTGAAAGGAGATTTAATTAAATTCTATGGTGTAGCAGAAAATAACTTCTTTTACTGGTTCTACCCCTCCCCTACGGTTAATAGTAAATTTGGCCTGGAAGCAATCAACGGAGAAGCAAAAGGCTATCCTTTCTCAGAAGAAGAATTAAAAAGTTACTGTGAGGAAGCAGCCAATAAGCTTGGACTTTCTGTTTATGGAGGAGATTGTATTATTTCTTCCACTGGAGAAATACGAATTATTGATTTTAATGACTGGCCCAGCTTTGCACCATGCAGCAACCAAGCAGCAGAAGCTATTGCCGATCTTATAGTAAAAAAGATGCAAGATGGAAAAAGAAATTAG
- the pdxA gene encoding 4-hydroxythreonine-4-phosphate dehydrogenase PdxA: MEDNNKIRIGITQGDINGVGYEVILKTFSDQAMLELCTPIIYGSPKVAAYHRKALDLSTNFSIINTASEAPHNKLSVVNCTDDEIKVEFTKPTPEAGRAAYEALEKAVEEYKKGLIDVIITAPINKNTIQSKDFYFPGHTEYLEDKLGEGNKSLMILMKDDFRVALVTGHIPVADIAKSITKEKIIEKIEIFNRSLKQDFRIDSPRIAVLALNPHAGDNGLIGKEEEEIIIPAIKEMSEKGIQCFGPYPADGFMGAGNFTHFDGILAMYHDQGLAPFKSIAMDEGVNYTAGLPVIRTSPAHGTAYDIAGQGLASEDSFRQAIYVAIDVFRNRRFEKEIHANPLRKQYYEKRDDSDKLKLDTIDDEI; this comes from the coding sequence ATGGAAGACAATAATAAAATACGGATTGGCATTACTCAAGGGGATATCAACGGCGTAGGATATGAAGTTATTTTAAAGACATTTTCCGATCAGGCAATGCTTGAGCTTTGTACTCCTATTATTTATGGTTCGCCTAAAGTTGCAGCATATCATCGCAAAGCATTAGACTTATCTACAAACTTTAGTATAATTAATACAGCTTCAGAAGCACCACATAATAAACTTAGTGTTGTTAATTGTACAGACGACGAAATAAAAGTTGAGTTTACCAAGCCTACCCCAGAAGCGGGTAGAGCAGCTTACGAAGCTTTAGAAAAAGCTGTGGAAGAGTATAAAAAAGGATTAATTGATGTAATTATCACTGCACCTATTAACAAAAATACCATTCAATCAAAAGATTTCTATTTCCCCGGACATACTGAATATCTGGAAGATAAATTAGGAGAAGGAAATAAATCGTTAATGATCTTAATGAAGGATGATTTTCGTGTAGCATTGGTTACCGGTCATATACCAGTAGCAGATATTGCGAAATCTATTACTAAGGAAAAGATCATTGAAAAAATAGAAATATTTAATAGATCTTTAAAACAAGATTTCAGAATAGACAGTCCTCGAATTGCAGTATTAGCTCTTAACCCACATGCGGGAGATAATGGATTAATTGGCAAAGAAGAGGAAGAAATTATCATTCCAGCCATTAAAGAAATGTCAGAGAAAGGTATTCAGTGTTTTGGACCTTACCCAGCTGACGGATTTATGGGAGCCGGTAATTTTACTCATTTTGACGGAATACTTGCGATGTATCATGATCAAGGATTAGCACCTTTCAAAAGTATTGCTATGGACGAAGGTGTAAATTATACAGCAGGACTTCCTGTAATCAGAACTTCTCCGGCTCACGGAACAGCTTACGACATAGCTGGACAAGGGTTGGCTTCAGAAGATTCTTTCCGTCAGGCTATTTACGTTGCTATAGATGTATTCCGTAACCGTCGTTTTGAAAAGGAAATACATGCTAATCCGCTTCGCAAACAGTACTATGAAAAACGCGATGATAGCGACAAACTGAAGCTCGACACTATTGATGACGAAATTTAA
- the rlmN gene encoding 23S rRNA (adenine(2503)-C(2))-methyltransferase RlmN — MNKQPLLGMTLSELQDITRNLGMPKFTAKQIATWIYDKRVDSINEMTNLSLKQREKLNEEYEIGSSVPIEAMRSVDGTIKYLFRTPDNNFIESVYIPDDDRATLCVSSQVGCKMNCKFCMTGKQGFTANLNANQIINQIYSIPEREKLTNIVLMGMGEPLDNLDEVLKALEVLTSDYGYKWSSKRITVSTVGLRKGLRHFLEKSNCHLAISIHSPLPAQRSELMPAEKAFSITEVVDLLRNYDFSKQRRLSFEYIVFRGVNDSLIYAKELVKLLRGLDCRINLIRFHAIPDVDLNGADMDTMIKFRDYLTAHGLFTTIRASRGEDIFAACGMLSTAKEQEKNS, encoded by the coding sequence ATGAACAAGCAACCACTTCTAGGGATGACTCTCAGCGAATTACAGGATATAACTCGTAATCTGGGAATGCCTAAATTTACAGCGAAACAAATAGCAACATGGATCTATGATAAAAGAGTAGATTCTATAAACGAAATGACGAATCTTTCGCTAAAGCAACGAGAAAAACTAAATGAAGAATATGAGATTGGTTCAAGCGTTCCTATTGAAGCTATGCGTTCTGTAGATGGCACTATAAAATATCTATTCCGTACTCCAGATAATAATTTTATTGAATCCGTATATATTCCAGATGATGATCGGGCAACACTATGCGTATCTTCGCAGGTTGGTTGCAAAATGAACTGCAAGTTTTGTATGACTGGCAAACAAGGTTTTACTGCAAATCTAAATGCAAACCAAATTATCAATCAAATTTATTCTATTCCAGAAAGAGAAAAGCTAACTAATATAGTACTAATGGGAATGGGAGAACCTCTCGACAATCTGGATGAAGTACTTAAAGCTTTAGAAGTTTTAACTTCTGATTACGGTTATAAATGGAGTTCAAAACGAATAACAGTATCTACTGTTGGTTTACGCAAAGGACTCAGACACTTTTTGGAAAAAAGCAATTGTCATTTAGCCATTAGTATTCATTCGCCACTACCAGCTCAACGATCTGAGTTGATGCCTGCAGAAAAAGCTTTTTCAATAACAGAAGTGGTAGATCTGCTACGTAATTATGATTTTAGCAAGCAACGACGTCTATCCTTTGAATATATTGTATTTAGAGGGGTAAACGACTCTCTTATCTATGCAAAAGAACTGGTAAAACTCTTAAGAGGGCTAGACTGTCGGATAAATCTTATTCGTTTTCATGCAATTCCAGACGTTGACCTGAATGGTGCAGATATGGATACAATGATAAAGTTTCGCGACTATCTTACAGCGCATGGGCTTTTCACTACAATACGTGCTTCACGTGGAGAAGACATATTTGCAGCTTGTGGAATGCTATCTACTGCAAAGGAACAAGAGAAAAACAGTTAA
- the ribH gene encoding 6,7-dimethyl-8-ribityllumazine synthase: protein MATAYHNLSEYDFNSVPNAETMKFGIIVSEWNSNITGALLDGAVNTLIKHGAKKENIILKFVPGSFELTFGANQMIKNGTVDAIIILGCVIKGDTPHFDYVCMGVTQGITELNAKFNIPVIYGLITTNNMEQAEDRSGGKLGNKGDECAISAIKMIDFIWSFKK, encoded by the coding sequence ATGGCAACAGCTTATCACAACTTATCTGAATACGATTTTAATTCAGTACCTAATGCCGAAACTATGAAATTTGGAATTATTGTTTCAGAATGGAATAGCAATATTACAGGTGCGCTTCTTGACGGAGCAGTAAATACCTTAATAAAACATGGAGCAAAAAAAGAAAATATAATATTAAAGTTCGTTCCCGGAAGTTTTGAACTGACTTTTGGCGCCAATCAAATGATAAAAAACGGCACAGTTGACGCAATTATTATTCTAGGATGCGTAATTAAGGGTGATACTCCACATTTTGACTATGTTTGTATGGGAGTAACTCAAGGGATAACAGAATTAAACGCAAAGTTCAACATACCAGTTATTTACGGTCTGATTACCACTAATAATATGGAGCAAGCAGAGGACCGAAGTGGTGGCAAACTAGGCAATAAAGGCGATGAATGCGCAATTTCTGCAATAAAAATGATCGATTTTATTTGGAGTTTTAAAAAATAG
- a CDS encoding tetratricopeptide repeat protein, whose amino-acid sequence MAEQDKHEQKLNVGDALDRSEAYLVKNKKGIIGGIVAVIIIIAAFFAYKYLYLAPREEKAEIAIFKGEEYFGQDAYEIALNGDSVGYKGFIKIADEFSGTKTANLAKAYAGICYAQLGKYQEAEKYLGDFDGNDQMVSPAILGALGNCYAQLNQLDKAVSTLQDAAKKADNNTLSPIYLLQAGLIMEQQGKYADALEAYNTIKDKYFNSYQAMDIDKYIERATALKK is encoded by the coding sequence ATGGCAGAACAAGACAAACATGAACAGAAACTAAATGTGGGAGATGCACTTGATAGATCTGAAGCATATTTAGTTAAAAACAAAAAGGGAATTATCGGAGGCATCGTCGCGGTTATCATTATTATTGCTGCGTTCTTTGCTTATAAGTATCTTTATTTAGCTCCTAGAGAAGAAAAAGCAGAAATTGCAATATTCAAGGGAGAAGAGTATTTTGGACAAGATGCTTATGAGATAGCTCTTAATGGAGACAGCGTAGGTTATAAAGGATTTATTAAAATTGCAGATGAATTTAGCGGCACAAAAACCGCAAATCTGGCTAAAGCATATGCAGGGATCTGTTATGCTCAACTAGGCAAATATCAAGAAGCAGAAAAATATCTTGGAGATTTTGACGGTAATGACCAAATGGTTTCTCCTGCCATCTTAGGTGCATTAGGAAACTGCTATGCTCAGCTAAATCAATTAGACAAGGCTGTTTCTACTTTGCAAGATGCTGCTAAGAAAGCTGACAACAACACATTAAGTCCTATTTACTTATTGCAAGCAGGTTTAATAATGGAACAGCAAGGAAAATATGCTGATGCTCTTGAAGCATATAATACCATTAAAGATAAATATTTCAATTCTTATCAGGCTATGGATATTGATAAATATATCGAAAGAGCCACTGCTTTGAAGAAATAA
- the recF gene encoding DNA replication and repair protein RecF (All proteins in this family for which functions are known are DNA-binding proteins that assist the filamentation of RecA onto DNA for the initiation of recombination or recombinational repair.) gives MVLKHISILNYKNLEQVELDFSFKLNCFFGLNGMGKTNLLDAVYYLSFCKSAGNPVDSQNIRHDEDFFMIQGFYESADGSPEEIYCGQKRHQKKQFKRNKKEYSRLSDHIGFLPLVMVSPSDSALIAGGSEERRRFIDLVISQYDKEYLDALIRYNKALQQRNTLLKSDLPVDEELFLVWEEMMATAGEVVFCKRKSFIEEFIPIFQSFYSFISQGQELVGLSYVSHAQENSLLDVLKESRVKDRIMGYSLRGIHKDELVMSLGDFAIKREGSQGQNKTYLVALKLAQFDFLKRTGEKTPLLLLDDIFDKLDASRVEQIIKLVAGDNFGQIFITDTNREHLDKILKKMGSDYKMFEVNNGNINSKENIDNEKE, from the coding sequence ATGGTATTAAAACATATTTCCATACTTAATTATAAGAACCTGGAACAAGTTGAATTAGATTTTTCTTTTAAACTAAATTGTTTTTTTGGTTTGAATGGAATGGGAAAAACAAATCTTCTTGATGCCGTTTACTATCTTTCTTTTTGCAAAAGTGCAGGTAATCCTGTTGATTCACAAAATATACGCCATGACGAGGACTTTTTTATGATTCAAGGTTTTTATGAATCAGCTGATGGTTCTCCGGAGGAAATCTATTGTGGACAAAAACGTCATCAAAAGAAGCAATTTAAGAGGAATAAAAAAGAGTATAGTCGCCTTTCTGATCATATTGGTTTCTTACCTCTTGTGATGGTTTCTCCTTCTGATTCGGCTTTGATTGCGGGGGGGAGTGAGGAGCGTCGTCGATTTATTGATCTTGTAATTTCGCAGTACGATAAAGAGTATTTAGATGCTTTGATTCGTTATAATAAAGCATTACAGCAACGAAATACTTTACTGAAAAGTGACCTTCCAGTCGACGAAGAACTTTTTCTTGTGTGGGAGGAGATGATGGCCACTGCAGGTGAGGTGGTTTTTTGTAAACGAAAATCTTTTATTGAAGAATTTATTCCTATTTTTCAGTCTTTCTATTCATTCATTTCTCAAGGACAAGAATTGGTTGGATTATCTTACGTTTCTCATGCTCAGGAAAATTCATTATTAGATGTCTTAAAGGAATCTAGAGTAAAGGATCGTATAATGGGATATTCTTTAAGAGGAATTCATAAAGATGAGTTAGTTATGTCATTAGGTGATTTTGCTATAAAACGTGAAGGTTCACAAGGGCAGAATAAAACATATTTGGTTGCTTTAAAATTAGCACAGTTTGATTTCTTAAAGCGCACAGGAGAAAAAACGCCGTTACTTTTATTGGATGACATTTTCGATAAGCTGGATGCTTCACGGGTGGAACAAATTATAAAATTAGTTGCAGGTGATAATTTTGGTCAGATATTTATTACCGATACTAATCGTGAACATCTGGATAAGATATTGAAAAAAATGGGGAGTGATTATAAAATGTTCGAGGTAAATAACGGTAATATAAATAGTAAGGAGAATATTGATAATGAAAAGGAATAA
- a CDS encoding DUF721 domain-containing protein produces the protein MKRNNAVSIGDAIRKYLRDERLESPLNEQRLINAWKEVLGPGIASYTDGLFIKNQILYVHLTSAALRQELMMGRELLVKNLNRRVGAQVITNIIFR, from the coding sequence ATGAAAAGGAATAATGCTGTATCAATTGGTGATGCAATCCGTAAATATTTGCGGGATGAACGTCTGGAATCTCCGCTAAATGAACAACGATTGATTAATGCATGGAAAGAAGTCTTAGGACCAGGGATAGCTTCTTATACAGATGGACTATTTATTAAAAACCAGATACTTTATGTACATCTTACTTCTGCAGCATTACGTCAGGAATTAATGATGGGAAGAGAATTGCTTGTGAAGAATCTGAATCGTCGAGTAGGAGCACAAGTTATTACTAATATTATTTTTCGTTAA
- a CDS encoding 5-formyltetrahydrofolate cyclo-ligase — protein MNYSKKQQIRKSISERKKALTDSFFLDFSGKLFINLESLPVFQNAKTILLYHSLKDEVRTHAFIEKWKNEKFIILPVVNGENLILKEYNDSSELKTGAYGIQEPTGELFSDYNKIDLAIIPGVSFDKVGNRLGRGKGYYDRLLPKIKAFKIGLCFSFQLSEEIPAEPHDTKMNLIITENGILNEK, from the coding sequence ATGAATTACTCAAAAAAGCAACAAATAAGAAAATCTATTTCTGAAAGAAAAAAAGCGCTAACAGACAGTTTTTTTCTGGATTTCTCCGGTAAATTGTTTATCAACCTAGAATCTCTTCCTGTCTTTCAAAATGCAAAGACAATCCTGTTATACCACTCCCTAAAAGATGAAGTAAGGACACATGCTTTTATTGAAAAATGGAAGAATGAGAAATTTATAATTTTGCCGGTAGTTAATGGCGAAAACTTAATACTAAAAGAATATAATGATTCATCTGAATTAAAAACTGGCGCATACGGTATACAAGAACCTACTGGCGAATTATTTTCTGATTACAATAAAATAGATTTGGCAATAATCCCAGGCGTTTCATTTGATAAAGTTGGCAACAGACTTGGAAGAGGAAAAGGATATTATGATCGCCTTTTACCTAAAATTAAAGCTTTTAAAATAGGACTATGTTTTTCTTTTCAACTTTCAGAAGAAATTCCAGCTGAACCACATGACACAAAAATGAACTTAATTATTACAGAAAATGGAATACTTAACGAAAAATAA
- a CDS encoding S41 family peptidase — translation MSTNKSSRFTPIIIAVSIVVGILIGTFYTKHYSGSRLGIINSSSNKLNALLRIIDDQYVDTVNMEELVENAMPQILAELDPHSKYIPAKDLEAANSELEGSFSGIGIQFRIQNDTIHVNSVIKGGPSEKVGLMPGDQIIRVNDTLFVGKKVTNDVAMSKLKGKKGTEVKLTIKRFGEKNLLSYTIVRGDIPVTSIYAAYMISKNIGYVYINKFGRTTHVELLSALALLSQRNCQGLIIDLRGNTGGFMEAAIRMVNEFLPEGKLIVYTEGRKYPRTEEFANGTGSCQKMPIVVLVDEGSASASEIFAGAIQDNDRGMIIGRRTFGKGLVQQPIEFSDGSAIRLTIARYYTPSGRCIQRPYVNGNDEDYEMDWLNRYDHGEFFSKDSIKQDKSLRYSTSLGRPVYGGGGIMPDVFVPQDTIGSTSYYTSVMTKGLDILFGYKYTDQNRNKLKQFKDANSLANYLKGQNLVEQFVRYADSNGVKRRNLLIQISHKLIEKRLYGRIIDSMLGQEEYIKYINKSDNTVLKAVEVLQKGQAFPTTPVKPNISKKKR, via the coding sequence ATGAGTACAAATAAATCTTCACGCTTTACTCCTATTATTATTGCGGTAAGTATTGTGGTCGGAATATTAATCGGTACATTTTACACAAAACACTATTCAGGAAGCCGATTGGGTATTATAAACAGTTCGTCAAACAAACTAAACGCACTGCTCCGAATTATTGATGATCAGTATGTGGATACGGTTAATATGGAAGAATTGGTAGAAAATGCAATGCCTCAAATTCTGGCAGAATTAGATCCACACTCAAAATATATTCCGGCAAAAGATCTGGAAGCAGCAAATTCTGAGCTTGAAGGAAGTTTTAGCGGAATAGGAATCCAATTCCGTATTCAAAATGATACAATACATGTTAACAGTGTTATAAAAGGTGGCCCTTCTGAAAAAGTAGGATTAATGCCTGGCGACCAGATTATCCGAGTTAATGACACCCTTTTCGTTGGAAAAAAAGTGACGAATGATGTCGCTATGAGTAAGTTGAAAGGTAAAAAAGGAACAGAGGTTAAACTTACTATAAAACGTTTCGGTGAGAAAAATCTTCTTTCTTATACAATCGTTCGTGGAGATATTCCAGTTACAAGTATCTACGCAGCATACATGATCAGCAAAAACATTGGATATGTATATATTAATAAGTTTGGTAGAACTACTCACGTGGAATTACTTAGTGCTTTAGCACTACTTAGCCAGCGTAACTGTCAGGGACTGATCATTGACTTACGTGGAAACACAGGAGGGTTCATGGAAGCAGCTATTAGAATGGTAAATGAGTTCTTGCCTGAAGGAAAACTTATTGTTTATACAGAAGGACGAAAATATCCAAGAACAGAAGAATTTGCAAACGGAACTGGTAGTTGCCAGAAAATGCCAATTGTAGTTTTGGTTGATGAGGGTTCAGCTTCAGCAAGTGAAATATTTGCAGGAGCTATCCAAGATAACGACCGTGGTATGATTATTGGAAGACGAACTTTTGGAAAGGGATTAGTACAGCAACCTATCGAATTTAGTGATGGATCTGCTATTCGTCTTACTATAGCTCGATATTATACTCCTTCGGGAAGGTGTATTCAGCGTCCTTATGTGAATGGTAACGATGAAGATTACGAAATGGACTGGCTAAACCGCTATGATCATGGCGAATTTTTCTCAAAAGACAGCATTAAACAAGATAAAAGTCTGCGTTACTCTACAAGTTTAGGAAGGCCGGTATATGGTGGCGGAGGTATTATGCCAGACGTCTTTGTTCCTCAAGACACGATTGGATCTACTTCTTATTACACTTCAGTTATGACCAAAGGACTTGATATTCTATTTGGATACAAATACACAGATCAGAATAGAAATAAGCTGAAGCAGTTTAAAGATGCCAATTCATTGGCTAACTATCTGAAAGGACAGAATCTTGTGGAACAATTTGTAAGATATGCAGATAGTAATGGAGTTAAGAGGAGAAATCTTTTGATTCAGATATCACACAAACTAATTGAAAAGAGATTATATGGACGTATCATTGACAGTATGCTGGGTCAAGAAGAATATATTAAGTACATTAATAAATCTGATAATACTGTTCTAAAGGCAGTCGAGGTACTACAAAAAGGACAAGCATTCCCTACTACCCCTGTAAAGCCCAATATTTCAAAAAAGAAAAGATAA